The Epilithonimonas zeae genome contains a region encoding:
- a CDS encoding ABC1 kinase family protein: MFDKQQRKLKRSAKLISVLSKYGFKDLIARMGKKPEESSVNEIVSKGTVYERIRLVLEELGPTFVKLGQTFSNREDLLPPELIQELQKLQDRVEVVEMNVEEILENEFNISVKEHFSEIISKPLATASIAQVYKATLISGEEVILKIKKPDVLSVIEDDLLLIKDLVKLISTYSEIASKLNLKQAIATFEKSLLEEVSLVNERNNIKQFSLNFKNNKETYVPIVYDEFSNNNVLCMEFIDGIKVTDKTELLRHNIDPVKISEVGLRLFVSQILDYGFFHADPHAGNILVKKDGRVVFIDFGAVGKIQPNDKEVLESLIVAFVAKNSNKIVRSLKKMAVSYEIPDDRKFENDVDEVLNFVHSTSLKDINPHIIINKMKDVLKDNQLYMPDYFYLLFKGIGLIEGVGRTINPDLDIVKSLHPYTKKILTKKISPKKLLKNGMDKVINFTDNVDEIPKELRSVLQKLDDNKFTISSEIKNIEKTNNLIKSSIVNLILAMILGANIIATAIVFVSESGPRIGEMSLVAVLGFVFSIFLVIVLLLRITRK; the protein is encoded by the coding sequence ATGTTCGACAAACAGCAACGCAAACTCAAAAGATCTGCTAAATTAATCTCTGTTTTAAGCAAATACGGATTCAAAGATCTTATTGCCAGAATGGGCAAAAAACCGGAAGAAAGTTCTGTAAATGAAATTGTTTCCAAAGGAACGGTTTATGAAAGAATCCGATTGGTTTTGGAAGAGTTGGGACCAACGTTTGTGAAGCTTGGACAGACTTTCAGTAATCGTGAGGATTTGTTGCCACCGGAATTGATTCAGGAGCTGCAGAAACTTCAGGATCGAGTTGAGGTTGTTGAAATGAATGTTGAGGAAATCCTTGAAAATGAATTCAATATTTCGGTGAAAGAACATTTTTCGGAAATCATTTCAAAACCTTTGGCGACAGCGTCTATTGCTCAGGTTTACAAAGCCACTTTAATTTCTGGTGAAGAAGTGATTCTGAAAATCAAAAAGCCTGATGTTCTCAGTGTTATCGAGGATGATTTGCTTCTTATTAAAGATCTAGTAAAGCTAATCTCTACTTATTCTGAAATTGCTTCAAAATTAAATCTAAAACAAGCGATTGCAACCTTCGAAAAGTCTTTGTTAGAAGAAGTTTCTTTGGTTAATGAGCGCAATAATATCAAGCAATTCTCTCTCAATTTTAAAAATAATAAAGAAACTTATGTTCCAATTGTTTATGACGAATTTTCCAATAACAATGTCCTTTGTATGGAGTTCATTGACGGAATCAAAGTCACGGATAAAACAGAACTTTTACGACATAATATTGATCCGGTTAAAATTTCGGAAGTTGGATTAAGGCTTTTCGTTTCTCAGATTTTGGATTACGGATTTTTCCACGCTGATCCTCATGCAGGTAATATTCTTGTGAAAAAAGATGGAAGAGTAGTTTTCATAGATTTCGGAGCGGTTGGGAAAATTCAGCCGAATGATAAGGAGGTTTTGGAGAGTCTGATTGTTGCTTTTGTTGCGAAGAATTCTAATAAAATTGTACGTTCTCTCAAGAAAATGGCGGTGAGTTATGAGATTCCGGATGATAGAAAATTTGAAAATGACGTGGATGAAGTTCTGAATTTCGTTCACAGCACTTCTTTAAAAGATATTAATCCGCACATCATCATCAACAAAATGAAAGATGTCCTTAAGGATAATCAGCTTTATATGCCAGACTATTTTTATCTTTTATTTAAAGGAATTGGTTTGATAGAAGGCGTTGGCAGAACTATTAATCCGGATTTGGATATTGTAAAAAGTTTGCATCCTTATACCAAGAAAATATTAACGAAGAAAATCAGTCCAAAAAAACTCCTGAAAAACGGAATGGATAAAGTGATTAATTTCACAGATAATGTAGATGAAATTCCAAAAGAACTTCGCTCCGTTCTGCAAAAACTGGATGATAATAAATTCACGATCTCGAGTGAAATCAAAAACATTGAGAAAACGAATAACCTTATTAAATCTAGCATCGTAAATCTGATTTTAGCGATGATTCTGGGAGCGAATATCATTGCAACTGCTATCGTTTTTGTTTCAGAATCAGGTCCGAGGATTGGAGAAATGTCTTTGGTGGCAGTTTTGGGATTTGTGTTTTCTATTTTCCTAGTCATAGTTTTATTATTAAGGATTACAAGAAAGTGA
- a CDS encoding MarR family winged helix-turn-helix transcriptional regulator: MEKLDSIIFYNIDKAIRAYRNYAQRQLKENGFNITIDQWLIIKAILENPEITQNEIGNLVFKDNASVTRIIELLVKSEFITREVHANDRRKTNLSVTKSGKEIIEKVQNLIENNRSVALENVSKSELEIMNSALLKISENCINTKINKTYPSAKSIKSARNKKSLLIKTTTQ, from the coding sequence ATGGAAAAATTAGATTCAATCATATTTTACAATATCGATAAAGCCATTAGAGCTTACAGAAATTACGCCCAGAGACAACTAAAAGAAAACGGTTTCAACATCACAATTGACCAATGGCTCATCATCAAAGCAATTCTCGAAAATCCTGAAATTACTCAAAACGAAATCGGAAATCTGGTTTTCAAAGACAATGCATCAGTCACGAGAATTATTGAATTATTGGTGAAGTCGGAATTCATAACACGAGAAGTTCACGCAAACGACCGCAGAAAAACCAATCTCAGCGTCACCAAATCCGGAAAAGAAATCATCGAAAAAGTTCAGAACCTCATCGAGAACAACAGAAGCGTAGCCTTAGAAAATGTTTCAAAATCTGAACTAGAAATAATGAATTCAGCACTTTTAAAAATCTCCGAAAACTGTATCAACACAAAAATAAATAAAACATATCCATCTGCAAAATCAATAAAATCTGCGAGAAATAAAAAATCACTTTTAATCAAAACAACAACACAATGA
- a CDS encoding TonB-dependent receptor, giving the protein MTRIFLAILIWTVSFFTTLFAQSSQNFSLSGTIDSGNANQIEINLFNSENKLIKTEVADQNGKFSFNDLMSGNYNLKINKSGAEVYQSQVSVNENTTLPSISLNEKSIEAVTITKTKPYIERQDGKMILNVENSIASTGNSAFEVLEKAPGVNIDSNDNISMRGKANLLVQIDGKNTPMTGTDLANYLRGIPSSTVEKIEFITNPSSKYDASGTSIINIRLKKDQRKGTNGSLSTSLGTGKYVKNNNSFSINHRNKKVNLFANYSFAYREFFNKLTLDRNFYENGTFQNAYVQNNFLKMNFRNHIAKVGMDYYANDKNVLGFSVGLVSNRFDPTSNNDTQILNQNYQPDGTFNTKSNNRDHWKNASLNFNHKYKIDSLGSELTTDLDYINYSNTSLQNFNTRNFDNDGNLSPSTSANPNPYILKGDLDGNLNIYSLKSDLTKVFRKNWKLETGLKTSFVKADNDLQFFDASSGTSVIDNTKTNHFIYEENINAVYGNVIKNWEKFKVNFGLRMENTNVTGNQLTTNQINKKNYTQLFPSAVFSYDVDDKNSVELNFSRRITRPNYRQLNPFKFYLDPTTYQAGNPNLDPQTTMNYEFTYSLSNKYFATLSYSKTNKNITDVLMPIIEDGKTVVVQTNENLSSASYYGLNLIAPVKVTKWWEMNNSANFYYGSYTGNISDTNIKNQGNFTFDLNSINSFKIGNGFSAELSGNYKAKEVYAYMYLKPMWSVNIGAQKKFKNNSTLKFSFNDIFFKSNPEARNIYSGYVENFIVRRDTRVATLSYTYNFGSGKSGQARKTGGADDLKQRAG; this is encoded by the coding sequence ATGACCAGAATATTTTTAGCCATACTCATTTGGACAGTGTCTTTTTTCACAACCTTGTTTGCACAGTCCAGCCAGAATTTTTCTTTATCAGGAACGATTGATTCCGGCAATGCGAATCAAATAGAAATCAATCTATTCAACTCAGAAAACAAATTGATAAAAACCGAAGTTGCTGACCAAAACGGGAAATTCAGTTTCAATGATTTGATGTCAGGAAATTACAATCTGAAAATCAATAAAAGCGGAGCAGAAGTTTATCAATCTCAAGTTTCCGTCAATGAAAATACCACACTTCCTTCGATTTCACTCAATGAAAAATCAATTGAAGCCGTGACAATCACCAAAACAAAACCTTACATCGAACGACAGGACGGAAAAATGATTCTGAATGTAGAAAACAGCATCGCCTCCACCGGAAATTCAGCTTTCGAAGTGTTGGAAAAAGCGCCAGGCGTCAATATCGACAGCAACGACAATATCAGTATGCGTGGCAAAGCAAATTTGCTCGTTCAAATCGACGGAAAAAACACACCGATGACAGGAACCGACCTTGCCAATTACCTCAGAGGAATCCCGTCTTCCACCGTTGAAAAAATCGAATTCATTACCAATCCGTCTTCAAAATACGATGCATCCGGAACTTCTATCATCAACATCAGACTCAAAAAAGACCAGCGAAAAGGAACCAACGGCAGTCTTTCCACTTCCCTCGGAACAGGAAAATATGTGAAGAACAACAACAGTTTCAGCATCAATCACAGGAACAAAAAAGTGAATCTTTTTGCCAACTACAGCTTTGCTTACAGAGAATTCTTCAACAAATTGACCTTGGACAGAAACTTCTACGAAAACGGAACGTTCCAAAACGCCTACGTTCAGAACAATTTTCTAAAAATGAATTTCCGAAATCACATCGCAAAAGTCGGAATGGATTATTACGCCAACGATAAGAATGTTTTAGGATTTTCAGTTGGTCTTGTGAGCAATAGATTCGACCCGACGAGCAATAATGACACTCAGATTCTGAATCAAAATTACCAGCCCGACGGAACTTTCAACACCAAAAGCAACAACCGCGACCATTGGAAAAATGCGTCTTTGAACTTCAATCACAAATACAAAATCGATTCGCTGGGTTCAGAACTCACGACGGATTTGGATTATATCAATTATTCTAACACGTCGCTTCAAAACTTCAATACAAGAAATTTTGATAATGATGGAAACCTTTCTCCGTCAACTTCGGCTAACCCAAATCCTTATATTTTAAAAGGCGATTTGGACGGAAACCTCAATATTTATTCCTTAAAATCAGACCTTACCAAAGTCTTCAGAAAGAACTGGAAATTGGAGACGGGACTTAAAACGAGTTTTGTAAAAGCGGACAACGACCTTCAGTTTTTTGATGCCAGTTCCGGAACTTCGGTTATTGACAATACCAAAACCAACCATTTCATTTACGAGGAAAACATCAATGCCGTTTATGGAAACGTGATTAAGAATTGGGAAAAATTCAAGGTCAATTTTGGTCTCAGAATGGAAAACACCAACGTGACGGGAAATCAGCTCACCACCAACCAAATCAACAAAAAGAATTACACACAGTTATTTCCAAGTGCCGTTTTTTCTTATGATGTGGATGACAAAAACAGCGTAGAACTCAACTTCAGCAGAAGAATTACCAGACCCAATTACCGTCAGCTCAACCCTTTTAAATTCTATCTGGACCCGACAACCTACCAAGCCGGAAATCCCAATCTCGACCCGCAAACCACAATGAATTATGAGTTCACCTACAGTTTGAGCAACAAGTATTTTGCGACCCTGAGCTACAGCAAAACCAACAAAAACATCACAGACGTTCTGATGCCGATTATCGAGGACGGAAAAACGGTGGTGGTACAGACCAACGAGAATCTCAGTTCCGCTTCCTATTACGGTCTCAACCTGATTGCGCCTGTAAAAGTGACCAAATGGTGGGAGATGAACAACAGTGCCAATTTCTATTACGGCAGTTACACTGGCAATATTTCCGACACCAATATCAAGAATCAGGGGAACTTTACATTTGACCTCAACAGCATCAATTCTTTCAAAATCGGAAATGGTTTTTCGGCAGAACTTTCAGGGAACTACAAAGCCAAAGAAGTCTACGCCTATATGTATCTGAAACCGATGTGGTCTGTAAACATCGGTGCTCAGAAGAAATTCAAGAACAACAGCACGCTCAAGTTTTCTTTCAACGACATCTTCTTCAAGAGCAATCCGGAAGCCCGAAACATCTATTCCGGCTATGTAGAAAACTTCATTGTGAGAAGAGACACCAGAGTGGCAACGCTTTCCTACACTTATAACTTCGGCTCAGGGAAATCTGGACAAGCGAGGAAAACTGGTGGGGCGGATGATTTGAAGCAGAGGGCTGGATAA
- a CDS encoding LuxR C-terminal-related transcriptional regulator — MKNSKPSLYEAAAKVWKTVVNKETIPDTEQLHKQIEWYKRLLNVFHAGDYFYYVFNMYTTEFDVISDNISEILGYNSNEITVTLFMEIIHPDDRSYFLSFESKVVEFFKTLPFEKAKYYKVQYDIRLRKKDGRYIRILHQAVQVDYDEKNYYRTLSLDTDISHIKPEGIPCFSIIGFDNEPSYYNIQVTERLTKSFDLFTKREKEILKCIVEGKNTKTIADELFISINTVNNHRKNILSKAEVHTPLELVCKSIKEGWI, encoded by the coding sequence ATGAAAAATTCAAAACCATCCTTATATGAAGCAGCTGCGAAAGTCTGGAAAACGGTTGTAAATAAAGAAACAATTCCTGATACAGAGCAGCTGCATAAACAAATAGAATGGTATAAACGCTTACTAAATGTCTTTCACGCCGGAGACTATTTCTACTATGTTTTTAATATGTACACTACAGAATTTGATGTAATCAGTGATAACATAAGCGAAATATTAGGCTATAACTCCAATGAAATAACGGTCACTTTATTTATGGAAATTATACATCCTGATGACAGATCCTATTTTTTAAGCTTTGAGTCCAAAGTGGTTGAGTTTTTCAAAACCTTACCTTTTGAAAAAGCAAAATATTATAAGGTACAGTATGATATAAGATTAAGAAAAAAGGATGGACGATACATTCGGATCCTGCACCAAGCCGTTCAGGTGGATTATGATGAAAAAAACTATTATCGTACATTATCATTAGATACAGACATTAGCCATATAAAACCAGAAGGCATACCTTGTTTCTCTATCATAGGCTTTGATAATGAACCTTCCTATTACAATATCCAAGTTACAGAAAGATTAACAAAATCATTCGATTTATTTACCAAAAGAGAAAAAGAGATTCTGAAATGTATCGTTGAAGGCAAAAACACCAAAACCATTGCAGATGAGCTTTTTATTAGCATTAATACAGTCAATAATCACAGAAAAAACATACTCAGTAAAGCGGAAGTACATACTCCATTGGAACTCGTATGCAAATCCATAAAAGAAGGATGGATATAA
- a CDS encoding DUF4286 family protein: protein MSILSITFHTVEDRIKEWDLYVDNDLHQMIENLIDVEKYILSEVHSDMVNEGKNTNLFLLFDNAEIRDQFMESEMVNLAERINQRFGEEVMIFPTFLNSKKKRF, encoded by the coding sequence ATGAGTATCCTTAGTATTACATTCCACACAGTTGAAGATAGGATAAAAGAATGGGATTTGTATGTAGATAATGATTTGCATCAAATGATTGAGAATCTAATAGATGTTGAGAAATATATTCTGTCAGAAGTCCATTCTGATATGGTAAATGAAGGGAAAAATACCAACCTTTTTCTTTTATTTGATAATGCGGAAATCCGTGACCAGTTTATGGAAAGCGAAATGGTGAATCTGGCAGAAAGAATCAATCAGAGATTTGGAGAAGAAGTGATGATTTTTCCGACTTTCCTTAATTCAAAAAAGAAAAGATTTTAA
- a CDS encoding polyribonucleotide nucleotidyltransferase, with the protein MSAPQAITELITLADGREITIETGKLAKQADGSVVVKMGGTMLLATVVANKEANPGVDFLPLTVDYREKFYAGGKIPGNFFRREARPSDQEILTMRLVDRVLRPLFPEDFHAEVQVMISLISYDGESIPDDLAGLAASSAIAITDIPFNGPMSEVRVVRIDGQLSINPKFEDLKNSDLDIMVGATKDSIVMVEGEMKEITEAEMLEAITFAHEEIKKQVEAQERLAEKVGKSFPKREYSHENHDEAIREKVWKETYDKVYEVAKTPSSKEERGEKFKAVRDEFLAQYVENAEELERVTPFVKVYYHDVEKEAMRQMILNDKIRLDGRDPETIRPIWSEIDYLPGAHGSAIFTRGETQSLTAVTLGSVKDANMVDSVMVNYDERFFLHYNFPPFSTGEARPLRGTSRREVGHGNLAQRALANMIPEENPYTIRIVSDILESNGSSSMATVCAGTLALMDAGVQIHKPVSGIAMGLVTDVKSGKFTVLSDILGDEDHLGDMDFKVTGTADGITACQMDIKIQGLSMDIMEKALLQAKDGRLHILNKITETIAAPREDVKPHAPKMVMMEIPKDFIGAVIGPGGKIIQQMQKDTDTVIAIEEVGEIGRIEISGVSREKINEAIAKINEITFVPVVGEVYQGKVVKVMDFGAFVAIAKGTEGLLHISEIEWARLDKVPYKEGDEVEVKFMGYDDRKKMKLSRKVLLPRPPRPEKKEGEQRGPRPEGQNRSDRPARPEGNRRPEGEGEKPAGDQNPSNEA; encoded by the coding sequence ATGAGTGCACCTCAAGCAATTACAGAGCTGATTACTCTTGCAGACGGCAGAGAAATCACAATCGAAACAGGGAAACTAGCTAAACAAGCTGACGGATCTGTTGTAGTAAAAATGGGCGGAACAATGCTTTTAGCGACAGTTGTAGCCAACAAAGAAGCCAATCCTGGTGTAGACTTTTTACCTTTAACAGTAGATTACAGAGAAAAATTCTATGCAGGCGGTAAAATCCCTGGAAATTTTTTCAGAAGAGAAGCTCGTCCTTCAGACCAAGAAATCTTAACGATGCGTTTGGTAGACAGAGTTCTTAGACCTTTATTCCCTGAAGATTTCCACGCGGAAGTTCAGGTCATGATTTCATTAATTTCTTATGACGGAGAATCGATTCCTGATGATTTAGCAGGTCTTGCTGCATCTTCAGCGATTGCAATTACAGATATTCCTTTCAATGGGCCAATGTCTGAGGTAAGAGTAGTAAGAATTGATGGTCAACTTTCAATCAATCCTAAATTCGAAGATCTTAAAAATTCTGATCTTGATATTATGGTTGGAGCAACTAAAGATTCTATCGTAATGGTGGAAGGTGAAATGAAAGAAATCACTGAAGCAGAAATGCTTGAAGCGATTACTTTTGCTCACGAAGAAATCAAAAAACAAGTTGAAGCTCAGGAAAGACTAGCTGAAAAAGTAGGAAAATCTTTCCCGAAAAGAGAATATAGCCACGAGAATCACGACGAAGCGATCCGTGAAAAAGTGTGGAAAGAAACTTATGATAAAGTTTACGAAGTAGCAAAAACGCCTTCCAGCAAAGAAGAAAGAGGAGAGAAATTCAAAGCGGTACGTGATGAATTTTTAGCTCAATATGTTGAAAATGCGGAAGAATTGGAAAGAGTAACACCTTTCGTAAAAGTATATTACCACGATGTGGAAAAAGAAGCGATGCGTCAGATGATTTTGAATGATAAAATCCGTCTTGATGGTCGTGATCCTGAAACAATTCGTCCAATCTGGAGCGAAATCGATTATTTGCCAGGAGCTCACGGTTCTGCGATCTTTACAAGAGGAGAAACTCAGTCTTTAACGGCTGTAACTTTAGGTTCTGTGAAAGATGCAAATATGGTGGACAGCGTAATGGTAAATTATGACGAGAGATTCTTCTTACATTATAACTTCCCTCCGTTCTCTACAGGTGAAGCTCGTCCTTTGAGAGGAACTTCAAGAAGAGAAGTTGGTCACGGAAACCTGGCTCAAAGAGCTTTGGCCAATATGATTCCTGAAGAAAATCCTTACACTATCCGTATTGTTTCTGATATTCTTGAATCAAATGGTTCATCTTCTATGGCAACTGTTTGTGCAGGGACTTTAGCATTGATGGATGCAGGTGTTCAAATCCATAAGCCAGTTTCCGGTATTGCAATGGGATTGGTAACTGATGTTAAGTCAGGGAAATTCACAGTGCTTTCTGATATTTTAGGAGACGAAGATCATCTAGGTGATATGGACTTCAAAGTAACGGGAACTGCAGACGGAATCACAGCTTGCCAGATGGATATCAAAATCCAAGGTCTTTCTATGGATATTATGGAGAAAGCGCTTTTACAAGCTAAAGACGGAAGACTTCATATCCTGAACAAAATTACTGAAACAATTGCTGCTCCAAGAGAAGATGTGAAACCTCACGCTCCTAAAATGGTAATGATGGAAATCCCTAAAGATTTCATCGGTGCTGTAATCGGGCCTGGTGGAAAAATCATTCAGCAAATGCAGAAAGACACTGATACTGTTATTGCTATCGAAGAAGTTGGAGAGATCGGAAGAATCGAGATTTCTGGTGTTAGCAGAGAGAAAATCAATGAGGCTATTGCGAAGATCAATGAGATTACTTTTGTACCTGTTGTAGGCGAAGTTTACCAAGGTAAAGTAGTAAAAGTAATGGATTTCGGAGCTTTCGTAGCGATTGCTAAAGGTACTGAAGGCTTACTTCATATCTCTGAAATCGAGTGGGCAAGACTTGATAAAGTTCCTTACAAAGAAGGTGATGAAGTGGAAGTGAAGTTTATGGGTTATGATGACCGTAAGAAAATGAAACTTTCCAGAAAAGTTTTGTTGCCAAGACCACCAAGACCTGAAAAGAAAGAAGGCGAGCAAAGAGGTCCAAGACCAGAAGGGCAAAACAGATCTGATAGACCTGCGAGACCAGAAGGTAACAGAAGACCAGAGGGCGAAGGCGAGAAACCTGCCGGAGACCAAAACCCTTCTAACGAAGCTTAA
- a CDS encoding T9SS type A sorting domain-containing protein, whose translation MKTIIFFISVLFSLTFSAQSTYIPMPDGYGLYGGNGFVPKQSTPFYESGGYIYCYTKTLAGGYYTGKIAKVNVINNQVTILSGEIPNAETPTFIRMYNGKIYFKTSSYNLLYQIDPLTNSMINFSQTYLGNSQVLGDYAFINDKLYFTPNGVAQTYNFLTNTMTGLKYYDTPTHFYYLRISGIHINNSDIYLTGNYFDEGNSEKIFKVNDNTGLISLISTTNNVPSTGYYFRDLSRFVKLNNSLLKVSRINENGTIVNKIESINLTNNNVNTNYFTYQGDNNTTPLQPYIFNNMVYITDGDKVYMSDGSSTPVLTSIPAFSTTQTTSQVSPEYPVIAGAGQNPVYQANNKVIGQRNYTISSGSTPSTSELWISDGTVSGTRFFKNIKSYNQACSLITIFANNSFYYHEMSHYEGNYLYKTDATIGGTYPVYNFGNYVSIDSNFYSSGKYLYYSNSYENPGLYKLDLSQLSQLSVKDISNDNQLILSPNPAKSFITINGKKSMEAFDYNIMDLNGNIIKSGNARYNEKIDIERLETGNYFLIINPKDGQKTNLKLIKR comes from the coding sequence ATGAAAACAATTATCTTTTTTATCTCAGTCTTATTCTCTCTTACATTTTCAGCTCAATCCACTTACATTCCTATGCCGGATGGTTATGGATTGTATGGTGGTAATGGTTTTGTTCCAAAGCAATCCACACCTTTTTACGAAAGCGGAGGTTACATCTATTGCTATACAAAAACTCTTGCAGGTGGTTATTATACAGGAAAGATTGCTAAGGTAAACGTCATTAACAATCAAGTTACCATCTTATCTGGAGAGATCCCGAATGCTGAAACACCTACTTTTATCAGAATGTACAATGGGAAAATCTACTTCAAAACGTCGTCCTACAATCTACTCTATCAAATCGACCCGCTAACCAACAGTATGATCAATTTTTCCCAAACCTATTTAGGTAATAGTCAGGTTTTGGGCGACTATGCTTTCATCAATGACAAATTATATTTCACGCCTAATGGTGTGGCTCAGACATATAATTTTTTAACCAATACAATGACTGGGCTAAAATACTATGACACCCCTACTCATTTTTATTATCTCAGAATTTCCGGGATCCATATCAATAACAGCGATATCTATCTTACGGGCAATTACTTTGATGAAGGAAATTCCGAAAAGATTTTCAAAGTCAATGATAACACAGGACTTATAAGCTTAATTTCTACTACCAACAATGTTCCTTCCACAGGATACTATTTTAGAGATTTAAGCCGATTTGTAAAACTCAACAATAGCCTGTTAAAAGTCAGCAGAATTAATGAAAATGGAACAATAGTGAACAAAATAGAATCTATTAATCTTACAAACAATAATGTAAATACCAATTATTTTACTTACCAAGGTGACAACAACACAACACCATTACAACCTTACATTTTTAATAATATGGTCTATATCACAGATGGTGATAAAGTGTATATGTCGGATGGTTCCTCCACACCTGTTTTAACAAGCATACCAGCATTTTCGACCACACAAACTACTTCACAAGTAAGTCCGGAATATCCTGTTATAGCAGGCGCTGGCCAAAATCCTGTATATCAAGCCAACAACAAGGTTATCGGACAAAGAAATTACACAATCAGTTCAGGTAGCACGCCATCTACCTCAGAACTCTGGATCTCAGACGGAACAGTTTCCGGTACCCGTTTTTTCAAAAATATAAAATCTTATAACCAAGCCTGTAGTTTAATTACCATTTTCGCCAACAACAGTTTCTACTATCACGAGATGAGCCATTATGAAGGTAATTATCTTTACAAAACAGATGCTACAATAGGAGGAACTTATCCTGTTTATAATTTTGGTAATTATGTAAGCATTGATAGTAATTTCTACAGTAGTGGAAAATATCTCTATTACAGTAACAGCTATGAGAATCCTGGCTTGTATAAATTAGATTTATCTCAGCTTTCACAATTATCCGTAAAAGATATCAGTAACGATAATCAACTGATCTTATCTCCAAACCCTGCAAAATCGTTCATCACAATTAACGGTAAAAAATCAATGGAAGCGTTTGACTATAATATAATGGATTTAAACGGAAATATTATAAAATCCGGAAACGCAAGATATAATGAGAAAATAGATATAGAAAGGCTTGAAACAGGAAACTATTTTCTAATTATCAATCCAAAAGATGGACAAAAAACAAATTTGAAACTAATTAAAAGGTAA